From the Spirochaeta cellobiosiphila DSM 17781 genome, one window contains:
- a CDS encoding glycosyltransferase family 4 protein has protein sequence MKFAKNLIFYFQFNFTKKYDEHIVILALAPYDKKIFLYKKISSLKKIIYFTSWPYWDNSKYPKRNKIGKKFFKKKWKHFLENDSTKIVTVTSFAKQSLCDNFNIKKEVSVIPHSYNSEYFYPRKNKPSLDNKEIKILYIGRFEKGKGFENLIQAKSQVNDKFHFTMIGDGKLREFAINDSFSQDIKFIKEISDKNMLAEIISASDLLILPSYKVPKWEELFGMVLIEAMACGTPVVSTDCVGPKEIIQSNKNGLLIKQNSILEIVKVLKLYENQKENFLEYASNALEYVKYFELNHVSSKWEQLLDDY, from the coding sequence ATGAAGTTTGCAAAAAACCTTATTTTCTATTTTCAATTTAATTTTACCAAGAAATATGATGAACATATAGTTATTCTGGCGCTGGCTCCATATGATAAAAAGATTTTTTTATATAAAAAAATAAGTAGTTTAAAAAAAATTATATATTTTACATCATGGCCTTATTGGGATAATAGTAAATATCCGAAACGTAATAAAATTGGAAAAAAATTTTTCAAAAAGAAATGGAAGCATTTCTTGGAAAATGATTCAACTAAAATTGTTACAGTTACTTCCTTTGCAAAACAATCTTTGTGTGATAATTTTAATATAAAAAAAGAAGTATCTGTAATTCCACATAGTTATAACTCTGAATATTTCTATCCAAGAAAGAATAAACCAAGTTTAGATAATAAAGAAATCAAAATCCTATATATAGGGCGATTTGAAAAGGGAAAGGGGTTTGAGAATCTAATACAAGCTAAGTCACAGGTAAATGATAAGTTTCATTTTACAATGATTGGAGATGGTAAATTGAGAGAGTTCGCGATAAATGATTCTTTTTCTCAAGATATAAAATTTATTAAAGAAATCTCAGATAAAAACATGTTAGCTGAAATTATTAGTGCTAGTGATTTGTTAATCCTACCATCTTATAAAGTCCCAAAATGGGAAGAGTTATTTGGGATGGTTTTAATTGAAGCAATGGCTTGTGGTACTCCTGTTGTATCGACTGATTGCGTTGGCCCAAAAGAGATAATACAGTCAAATAAAAATGGGCTACTAATAAAACAAAATTCAATTTTGGAAATAGTCAAAGTATTAAAATTGTATGAAAATCAAAAAGAAAACTTTTTAGAATATGCTAGTAATGCATTAGAATATGTAAAATATTTTGAATTAAATCATGTTTCATCAAAATGGGAGCAACTTTTAGATGATTATTAA